From a region of the Rutidosis leptorrhynchoides isolate AG116_Rl617_1_P2 unplaced genomic scaffold, CSIRO_AGI_Rlap_v1 contig51, whole genome shotgun sequence genome:
- the LOC139884143 gene encoding uncharacterized protein isoform X2 yields MERSQPSVRKSTSDLLTWSETPPPASPATASPATRTTHHPSDKISKVVFGGQVTEDEAQYLNKAKPCSGYKLKEMNGSSIFSDKGENGASASDKTGLRVYQQAVNGISQISFSTEEKISPKKPTSIPEVAKQRELSGTLQSDSDSKTKQISNAKYKEISGNDIFGPPPEIQPRSVAAARSLDKKDSKDMGEPAPRTVRTSVKVSNPTGGQSNILFSEEPEVKMTKKIHDQKFHELTGNDIFKGDAVPGSADKSLSRAKLREMSGNDIFSDGKSDSRDYRGGVRKPPGGESSIALV; encoded by the exons ATGGAGAGGAGCCAACCTTCAGTGAGGAAGTCAACTTCAGATCTGCTAACTTGGTCGGAAACACCTCCACCTGCTTCTCCGGCCACCGCTTCTCCCGCCACTCGCACCACCCACCAC ccATCTGATAAGATCAGCAAGGTTGTCTTTGGAGGTCAAGTCACTGAAGATGAAGCTCAATATCTTAACAAAGC AAAACCTTGCTCAGGGtataagttaaaggagatgaatGGCAGTAGCATTTTCTCAGACAAAGGTGAAAACGGCGCATCGGCATCCGATAAAACTGGATTGCGAGTTTATCAG CAAGCAGTGAATGGTATCAGCCAAATATCATTCAGCACTGAAGAGAAAATTTCCCCCAAGAAGCCTACCTCTATACCAGAGGTTGCAAAGCAACGAGAGCTAAGTGGGACGTTGCAAAGTGATTCAGATTCTAAGACTAAGCAAATATCCAATGCCAAGTACAAGGAAATAAGCGGAAATGACATCTTTGGCCCTCCTCCCGAAATTCAGCCTCGATCAGTGGCTGCTGCTCGCTCTTTGGACAAGAAAGATAGCAAAGACATGGGAGAGCCTGCACCTCGGACTGTCCGCACATCCGTCAAAGTTTCTAAT CCAACTGGAGGTCAGAGTAACATCCTGTTCAGCGAAGAACCAGAAGTGAAGATGACGAAGAAAATACACGACCAGAAGTTCCATGAGCTGACAGGAAATGATATTTTCAAAGGCGATGCTGTTCCAGGCTCTGCAGACAAATCATTGAGCAGAGCTAAGCTTAGAGAAATGAGCGGAAACGATATATTTTCCGACGGAAAATCAGATTCCCGAGACTATCGTGGCGGCGTACGCAAGCCTCCTGGCGGTGAGAGTAGCATTGCCCTGGTTTAA
- the LOC139884143 gene encoding uncharacterized protein isoform X3 → MERSQPSVRKSTSDLLTWSETPPPASPATASPATRTTHHPSDKISKVVFGGQVTEDEAQYLNKAKPCSGYKLKEMNGSSIFSDKGENGASASDKTGLRVYQQAVNGISQISFSTEEKISPKKPTSIPEVAKQRELSGTLQSDSDSKTKQISNAKYKEISGNDIFGPPPEIQPRSVAAARSLDKKDSKDMGEPAPRTVRTSVKPTGEVKMTKKIHDQKFHELTGNDIFKGDAVPGSADKSLSRAKLREMSGNDIFSDGKSDSRDYRGGVRKPPGGESSIALV, encoded by the exons ATGGAGAGGAGCCAACCTTCAGTGAGGAAGTCAACTTCAGATCTGCTAACTTGGTCGGAAACACCTCCACCTGCTTCTCCGGCCACCGCTTCTCCCGCCACTCGCACCACCCACCAC ccATCTGATAAGATCAGCAAGGTTGTCTTTGGAGGTCAAGTCACTGAAGATGAAGCTCAATATCTTAACAAAGC AAAACCTTGCTCAGGGtataagttaaaggagatgaatGGCAGTAGCATTTTCTCAGACAAAGGTGAAAACGGCGCATCGGCATCCGATAAAACTGGATTGCGAGTTTATCAG CAAGCAGTGAATGGTATCAGCCAAATATCATTCAGCACTGAAGAGAAAATTTCCCCCAAGAAGCCTACCTCTATACCAGAGGTTGCAAAGCAACGAGAGCTAAGTGGGACGTTGCAAAGTGATTCAGATTCTAAGACTAAGCAAATATCCAATGCCAAGTACAAGGAAATAAGCGGAAATGACATCTTTGGCCCTCCTCCCGAAATTCAGCCTCGATCAGTGGCTGCTGCTCGCTCTTTGGACAAGAAAGATAGCAAAGACATGGGAGAGCCTGCACCTCGGACTGTCCGCACATCCGTCAAA CCAACTGGAG AAGTGAAGATGACGAAGAAAATACACGACCAGAAGTTCCATGAGCTGACAGGAAATGATATTTTCAAAGGCGATGCTGTTCCAGGCTCTGCAGACAAATCATTGAGCAGAGCTAAGCTTAGAGAAATGAGCGGAAACGATATATTTTCCGACGGAAAATCAGATTCCCGAGACTATCGTGGCGGCGTACGCAAGCCTCCTGGCGGTGAGAGTAGCATTGCCCTGGTTTAA
- the LOC139884143 gene encoding uncharacterized protein isoform X4: MERSQPSVRKSTSDLLTWSETPPPASPATASPATRTTHHPSDKISKVVFGGQVTEDEAQYLNKAKPCSGYKLKEMNGSSIFSDKGENGASASDKTGLRVYQQAVNGISQISFSTEEKISPKKPTSIPEVAKQRELSGTLQSDSDSKTKQISNAKYKEISGNDIFGPPPEIQPRSVAAARSLDKKDSKDMGEPSNILFSEEPEVKMTKKIHDQKFHELTGNDIFKGDAVPGSADKSLSRAKLREMSGNDIFSDGKSDSRDYRGGVRKPPGGESSIALV; the protein is encoded by the exons ATGGAGAGGAGCCAACCTTCAGTGAGGAAGTCAACTTCAGATCTGCTAACTTGGTCGGAAACACCTCCACCTGCTTCTCCGGCCACCGCTTCTCCCGCCACTCGCACCACCCACCAC ccATCTGATAAGATCAGCAAGGTTGTCTTTGGAGGTCAAGTCACTGAAGATGAAGCTCAATATCTTAACAAAGC AAAACCTTGCTCAGGGtataagttaaaggagatgaatGGCAGTAGCATTTTCTCAGACAAAGGTGAAAACGGCGCATCGGCATCCGATAAAACTGGATTGCGAGTTTATCAG CAAGCAGTGAATGGTATCAGCCAAATATCATTCAGCACTGAAGAGAAAATTTCCCCCAAGAAGCCTACCTCTATACCAGAGGTTGCAAAGCAACGAGAGCTAAGTGGGACGTTGCAAAGTGATTCAGATTCTAAGACTAAGCAAATATCCAATGCCAAGTACAAGGAAATAAGCGGAAATGACATCTTTGGCCCTCCTCCCGAAATTCAGCCTCGATCAGTGGCTGCTGCTCGCTCTTTGGACAAGAAAGATAGCAAAGACATGGGAGAGCCT AGTAACATCCTGTTCAGCGAAGAACCAGAAGTGAAGATGACGAAGAAAATACACGACCAGAAGTTCCATGAGCTGACAGGAAATGATATTTTCAAAGGCGATGCTGTTCCAGGCTCTGCAGACAAATCATTGAGCAGAGCTAAGCTTAGAGAAATGAGCGGAAACGATATATTTTCCGACGGAAAATCAGATTCCCGAGACTATCGTGGCGGCGTACGCAAGCCTCCTGGCGGTGAGAGTAGCATTGCCCTGGTTTAA
- the LOC139884143 gene encoding uncharacterized protein isoform X1 codes for MERSQPSVRKSTSDLLTWSETPPPASPATASPATRTTHHPSDKISKVVFGGQVTEDEAQYLNKAKPCSGYKLKEMNGSSIFSDKGENGASASDKTGLRVYQVYLFPSLNGISQISFSTEEKISPKKPTSIPEVAKQRELSGTLQSDSDSKTKQISNAKYKEISGNDIFGPPPEIQPRSVAAARSLDKKDSKDMGEPAPRTVRTSVKVSNPTGGQSNILFSEEPEVKMTKKIHDQKFHELTGNDIFKGDAVPGSADKSLSRAKLREMSGNDIFSDGKSDSRDYRGGVRKPPGGESSIALV; via the exons ATGGAGAGGAGCCAACCTTCAGTGAGGAAGTCAACTTCAGATCTGCTAACTTGGTCGGAAACACCTCCACCTGCTTCTCCGGCCACCGCTTCTCCCGCCACTCGCACCACCCACCAC ccATCTGATAAGATCAGCAAGGTTGTCTTTGGAGGTCAAGTCACTGAAGATGAAGCTCAATATCTTAACAAAGC AAAACCTTGCTCAGGGtataagttaaaggagatgaatGGCAGTAGCATTTTCTCAGACAAAGGTGAAAACGGCGCATCGGCATCCGATAAAACTGGATTGCGAGTTTATCAGGTATACTTGTTTCCTTCTT TGAATGGTATCAGCCAAATATCATTCAGCACTGAAGAGAAAATTTCCCCCAAGAAGCCTACCTCTATACCAGAGGTTGCAAAGCAACGAGAGCTAAGTGGGACGTTGCAAAGTGATTCAGATTCTAAGACTAAGCAAATATCCAATGCCAAGTACAAGGAAATAAGCGGAAATGACATCTTTGGCCCTCCTCCCGAAATTCAGCCTCGATCAGTGGCTGCTGCTCGCTCTTTGGACAAGAAAGATAGCAAAGACATGGGAGAGCCTGCACCTCGGACTGTCCGCACATCCGTCAAAGTTTCTAAT CCAACTGGAGGTCAGAGTAACATCCTGTTCAGCGAAGAACCAGAAGTGAAGATGACGAAGAAAATACACGACCAGAAGTTCCATGAGCTGACAGGAAATGATATTTTCAAAGGCGATGCTGTTCCAGGCTCTGCAGACAAATCATTGAGCAGAGCTAAGCTTAGAGAAATGAGCGGAAACGATATATTTTCCGACGGAAAATCAGATTCCCGAGACTATCGTGGCGGCGTACGCAAGCCTCCTGGCGGTGAGAGTAGCATTGCCCTGGTTTAA
- the LOC139884145 gene encoding PLAT domain-containing protein 3-like has product MTVAEVNHYIMVSSLRINKFGFLAANENDCVYTVYVRTGTIWKGGTDSIIGVKLYDAHGGNVEIPNLESWGGLMESGHNYFERGNLDIFSGRAACLDAPVCALNLTSDGSGPHHGWYCNYVEVTSTGPHNKCQQKNFEIEQWLASDAPPYVLSTIRNYCQDDDAGNKIKMVI; this is encoded by the exons ATGACTGTTGCTGAAGTCAACCACTACATTATGGTTTCATCTTTGAGAATAAATAAATTTGGATTTCTTGCTGCTAAT GAAAATGATTGTGTGTACACAGTTTACGTAAGGACAGGTACGATCTGGAAAGGTGGGACGGACTCCATCATCGGCGTCAAGCTCTACGATGCTCACGGCGGGAACGTCGAGATCCCGAACCTCGAGTCTTGGGGAGGTTTGATGGAGTCCGGCCACAATTATTTCGAGAGGGGTAATCTCGACATTTTCAGTGGCCGGGCTGCATGCCTCGACGCGCCGGTGTGCGCGTTGAATCTGACCTCGGACGGCTCGGGCCCTCATCACGGATGGTACTGTAATTACGTGGAGGTCACCTCAACCGGACCTCACAACAAGTGCCAACAGAAGAATTTTGAGATCGAGCAGTGGCTTGCAAGCGACGCGCCGCCGTATGTGCTTTCCACGATCAGGAACTACTGTCAAGATGATGATGCCGGCAACAAAATCAAAATGGTGATTTGA